In Haloterrigena turkmenica DSM 5511, a single genomic region encodes these proteins:
- a CDS encoding ATP-binding protein, translating into MILVVCGPPGAGKTTIAEALRQRLEVRDEPIAVRLHHSDDFSSRTYEQLFERVRDDPREAITIVDGTFYEREWQTQFRTLGFREAIRFVRVTASLETCLERNRTRADPIAEQGVHVIFREFDAPEDALEIDTDETSVGDAVDRIVGALETWGWLTDRAE; encoded by the coding sequence GTGATCCTCGTCGTCTGCGGGCCACCGGGAGCGGGCAAGACCACTATCGCCGAGGCCCTTCGACAGCGCCTCGAGGTCCGCGACGAACCCATCGCCGTTCGACTCCACCACTCCGACGACTTCTCGAGTCGAACCTACGAACAACTCTTCGAGCGAGTCCGTGACGATCCCCGCGAGGCGATTACGATCGTCGACGGTACCTTCTACGAGCGCGAGTGGCAGACGCAGTTTCGGACCCTCGGCTTTCGCGAGGCGATCCGCTTCGTCCGCGTGACCGCGAGCCTCGAGACCTGCCTCGAGCGGAATCGAACGCGCGCGGACCCGATCGCAGAGCAGGGCGTCCACGTGATCTTCCGGGAGTTCGACGCGCCAGAGGACGCACTCGAGATCGATACCGACGAGACGAGCGTCGGTGACGCGGTCGATCGAATCGTCGGCGCGCTCGAGACGTGGGGCTGGCTGACCGACCGCGCCGAATGA
- a CDS encoding DUF1611 domain-containing protein: MRVAILAHEKFPAGAKTALGVLRYADYEAAAVLDRESAGRRVNDFVPDVQDAPIVKGMADLEADAVDTLLIGISPIGGEFDESWRDDVRTALESGCDVVSGLHYFLAEDEEFARLAAENDCELRDVRKPPEDLSVAEGVAGEVDAEVVLTVGTDCSVGKMTTTMELARAAEEAGHDAAVIPTGQTGIMIEGWGNPIDRVVSDFTAGAVEEMIVEKGDDHDYLFVEGQGCIVHPAYSAVTCGILHGSMPDKLVLCHNAGQEAIHGYESFALPDRRTYVDLYESLSAPVSGGEIVAGALNTSDLETDADARAAVEEYATEIDAPATDVIRFGAEDVLEAIVE; encoded by the coding sequence ATGCGCGTCGCGATTCTCGCTCACGAGAAGTTTCCTGCTGGTGCCAAGACAGCCCTCGGCGTCCTTCGGTACGCTGACTACGAAGCCGCAGCCGTCCTCGACCGCGAGTCGGCCGGCCGCCGCGTGAACGACTTCGTCCCGGACGTCCAGGACGCACCGATCGTCAAGGGGATGGCCGACCTCGAGGCCGACGCCGTCGACACCCTGCTGATCGGCATCTCTCCGATCGGCGGCGAGTTCGACGAGAGCTGGCGCGACGACGTCCGGACGGCCCTCGAGTCCGGCTGCGACGTCGTCTCGGGGCTGCACTACTTCCTCGCGGAGGACGAGGAGTTCGCCCGGCTCGCGGCCGAGAACGACTGCGAACTGCGGGACGTCCGTAAGCCGCCTGAGGACCTCTCGGTCGCCGAGGGCGTCGCCGGCGAGGTCGACGCCGAGGTCGTCCTCACCGTCGGCACCGACTGTTCAGTCGGCAAGATGACGACGACGATGGAACTCGCGCGGGCGGCCGAAGAAGCCGGCCACGACGCCGCCGTGATCCCCACCGGCCAGACGGGGATCATGATCGAGGGCTGGGGGAATCCGATCGACCGCGTCGTCAGCGACTTCACCGCGGGCGCGGTCGAGGAGATGATCGTCGAGAAGGGCGACGACCACGACTACCTCTTCGTCGAAGGCCAGGGCTGCATCGTCCACCCGGCGTACTCGGCGGTCACCTGCGGGATCCTCCACGGGTCGATGCCCGACAAACTCGTCCTCTGCCACAACGCCGGCCAGGAGGCGATCCACGGCTACGAATCGTTCGCGCTCCCCGACCGGCGGACGTACGTGGATCTCTACGAGTCGCTGTCGGCCCCAGTTTCGGGCGGCGAAATCGTCGCGGGCGCGCTGAACACCAGCGACCTCGAGACCGACGCCGACGCGCGCGCAGCCGTCGAGGAGTATGCGACCGAAATCGATGCGCCCGCGACGGACGTGATCCGGTTCGGGGCCGAGGACGTCCTCGAGGCCATTGTCGAGTGA
- a CDS encoding dipeptide epimerase: MALETDFERHAMPLEYPFGIARGTTTERDVVTVRIEDDDAVGVGGAAPASHYGETVETVTAVLPDLLAVVEETGDPHRLERIEREMRETVRRNPAARCAVSIALHDLAAKRLDVPLYRYWGLDPGETLETSYTIGLDDTETMREKTETALERDYGTLKVKLGTDRDLEIVEAIRSVAPDVRLFVDANEAWAPKEAVRKIERLAEYDLAFVEQPVPAENPEGLRYVSERSPLPIAADESCVTLEDIPRIADRCDIANLKLMKCGGLLEAKRMIHAARAHGLEVMLGCMTESNASIAAACHLAPLLDYADLDGSLLLADDPYDGVPMPGGRIDLAGLERPGTGAVRE; the protein is encoded by the coding sequence ATGGCACTCGAGACTGACTTCGAACGCCACGCGATGCCCCTCGAGTACCCGTTCGGGATCGCCCGCGGGACGACGACCGAGCGGGACGTCGTGACGGTCCGAATCGAAGACGACGACGCCGTCGGCGTCGGTGGCGCCGCGCCCGCATCCCACTACGGAGAGACCGTCGAGACGGTGACGGCCGTCCTGCCGGACCTGCTCGCGGTCGTCGAGGAAACGGGCGATCCCCACCGACTCGAGCGCATCGAACGCGAGATGCGTGAGACCGTCCGGCGGAATCCGGCCGCCCGCTGTGCGGTTAGCATCGCACTCCACGACCTCGCCGCCAAGCGGCTCGACGTTCCGCTCTACCGCTACTGGGGGCTCGATCCCGGCGAGACGCTCGAGACCTCCTACACTATCGGGCTCGACGATACGGAGACCATGCGCGAGAAGACCGAGACCGCCCTCGAGCGCGACTACGGTACGCTGAAGGTCAAACTCGGGACGGATCGGGACCTCGAGATCGTCGAGGCGATTCGGTCGGTCGCGCCCGACGTGCGGCTGTTCGTCGACGCCAACGAGGCCTGGGCGCCGAAGGAGGCCGTCCGCAAGATCGAGCGGCTGGCGGAGTACGACCTCGCGTTCGTCGAACAGCCGGTTCCCGCCGAGAATCCCGAGGGACTGCGATACGTCTCCGAGCGCTCGCCGCTGCCAATCGCCGCCGACGAGTCCTGCGTAACGCTCGAGGACATCCCACGGATCGCGGACCGCTGTGACATCGCGAACCTGAAACTGATGAAGTGTGGCGGCCTGCTCGAGGCGAAACGCATGATTCACGCCGCCCGCGCCCACGGTCTCGAGGTCATGCTGGGCTGTATGACCGAGTCCAACGCCTCGATCGCGGCGGCCTGTCACCTCGCGCCGCTGCTTGATTACGCCGATCTGGACGGCTCGCTGCTGCTCGCCGACGATCCCTACGACGGCGTTCCGATGCCCGGCGGCCGAATCGATTTGGCGGGCCTCGAGCGGCCGGGGACAGGCGCGGTTCGCGAGTAG
- a CDS encoding cupin domain-containing protein: MGYDTASKTDPESIIDDESGDMWFLKGELDSDHVGISVLELEPDGEGMEHDEADRGQEEIYYVVSGTAEVELTDRDETVTLEEDDAIRLDPEETRQIFNRSDERVKLVLVGAPL, translated from the coding sequence ATGGGCTACGACACTGCCAGTAAGACCGACCCGGAGTCGATTATCGACGACGAGTCGGGCGACATGTGGTTCCTCAAGGGCGAACTCGACAGCGACCACGTCGGCATCTCGGTCCTCGAACTCGAGCCCGACGGCGAGGGGATGGAACACGACGAGGCCGACCGCGGTCAGGAGGAGATCTACTACGTGGTCAGCGGCACCGCGGAGGTCGAACTGACCGATCGCGACGAGACGGTCACGCTCGAGGAAGATGACGCGATCCGTCTCGATCCCGAGGAGACCCGCCAGATCTTCAACCGCAGCGACGAGCGCGTGAAGCTGGTGCTGGTCGGCGCGCCGCTGTAG